The Gammaproteobacteria bacterium genome contains the following window.
TCTACTTACCCACAGCCACTTTGATCATGTCGATGGTCTTGAAGCCATCATCAATAGCAGCAATGCACGGCTTCATCTACTCAAGGATGAAGCCCAATTTTGGAATAAATATCTCGATATACCTTATCTTCACCATGAAGGTGAAATTATTCATTTAGGCCAAACTCCGATCAAAGTCCTCCATACTCCTGGTCACACGCCCGGTTCTGCCTGTTATCTTCTCCCTGGTCATCTCTTTACTGGCGATACACTGTTCGTGCTTGGTCACGGACGCTGTGACCTACCGGGCGGCAATTCAAACGAGATGTATCGTACTTTGCACCGACTAGGTACCGAAATTCCTGGTGAAACTGTTATTCATCCCGGTCATTACTAT
Protein-coding sequences here:
- a CDS encoding hydroxyacylglutathione hydrolase, with the protein product MNKNISFSLHTLELGPMENLIYLILDQSTGQAAVVDPGWEPEQILILARELNATITDVLLTHSHFDHVDGLEAIINSSNARLHLLKDEAQFWNKYLDIPYLHHEGEIIHLGQTPIKVLHTPGHTPGSACYLLPGHLFTGDTLFVLGHGRCDLPGGNSNEMYRTLHRLGTEIPGETVIHPGHYYGWASTSTITEQLASNPSMDFSDYSTTMH